In Ruminococcaceae bacterium BL-6, a genomic segment contains:
- a CDS encoding Carbohydrate ABC transporter permease translates to MQKIGTLFGKIISWAVVLVLIVFTVYPVIYALLGSLKTNAELTLGNSILPAVPQWQNYYTAFIKSNFLEYGKNSLIVSLATMALAVITTSLSGYILARFDFAGKKLMTVSYAAMMFVSIGAVALYPIMQMLDKIGMSKSMLSLVLVLTGGQITNVFLVQGFVKGVPKELDEAARIDGCSIFRTWWQIIMPLIRPILGVVALFTFRNTWNDYITTLVMTMSNKKLTTLTVAVVQLKYSVFAAAEWHIMLAGASLAIIPVLTLYFFTNKQFIAGLTAGAVKG, encoded by the coding sequence ATGCAGAAGATCGGAACCTTATTTGGAAAAATCATTTCCTGGGCGGTCGTACTTGTGCTGATCGTCTTTACGGTGTATCCTGTTATATATGCACTGCTCGGTTCGCTGAAGACGAACGCCGAGCTGACTCTGGGGAACTCGATCCTGCCCGCGGTTCCCCAGTGGCAGAACTATTACACCGCCTTTATCAAATCCAATTTTCTGGAATACGGGAAGAACAGCCTGATCGTCAGCCTGGCGACGATGGCGCTCGCGGTGATCACCACATCCCTTTCCGGGTATATTCTGGCGCGGTTCGACTTTGCCGGGAAAAAGCTGATGACGGTCAGCTACGCCGCCATGATGTTCGTTTCCATCGGCGCCGTCGCGCTGTATCCGATCATGCAGATGCTCGACAAGATCGGCATGAGCAAATCCATGCTGTCGCTGGTGCTGGTGCTGACCGGGGGGCAGATCACCAACGTCTTTCTGGTGCAGGGCTTTGTCAAGGGGGTGCCCAAAGAGCTGGATGAGGCCGCCCGCATCGACGGGTGCAGCATTTTCAGAACCTGGTGGCAGATCATTATGCCGCTGATCCGCCCGATCCTGGGCGTCGTGGCCCTGTTCACATTCCGCAACACCTGGAACGACTATATCACCACGCTGGTCATGACCATGTCCAACAAAAAGCTGACCACCCTCACGGTGGCGGTCGTCCAGCTGAAATACAGCGTGTTCGCCGCGGCGGAGTGGCACATCATGCTGGCGGGCGCGTCGCTTGCCATCATCCCGGTCCTGACCCTTTACTTCTTCACCAACAAACAGTTCATCGCCGGACTGACGGCCGGCGCCGTCAAGGGCTGA
- a CDS encoding Histidine kinase, producing the protein MVHSLKSMSLRNRIILLSVALSVIVSGIFSVSYYRNISRDLERNLSNHAMTLSLQISKYMDERLRSIISRVYTLVSGPSYTSALREFLLQDNEYQYALTMTRMNGFISEIKMSDPFISSIYVYTPKGSFYDLASYPKEGYAFLKSRLYREYRENGGPTLYKGAKIRDEIFKGDKYVIPMVVRVSVPGYFGEVYLIINIDSNEMDKYLSKSIIGTEDVVVVDRSKRLIASNDNAMARTYLGMVTIPPKLSHWDENNRDYIISADCLDSSAWAVVVFSDKAQNKAALNSSKYLVVFLIFLSALIAGAFSLFFSVRIIRPLEQLQRAMLAVTKGDFTRRYEYRYNNEVGRLALCFNDMVEKLGNLVSRLNLTIEQLKVEKENVRQEQTLKRKAELNALQAQIDPHFLHNTLNSIIWLAAEGKSDEISTLAAELARFYEYRIRGGKTVIPISDEIEQVKSYLAIQKVRYGNSISYHFDLDESLTGCLILKLSLQPLVENAIFHGVQCSDSPQKDISIRVSRDERSGIALEVMDNGAGIEPERLKKMNEQLAVCSFVPEDGYGIYNVNERIKLYFGDEYGLFYESEAGKWTRAILRIPQRDSPGGGEEDSE; encoded by the coding sequence ATGGTTCATTCTTTGAAAAGCATGTCTTTGAGGAACCGCATCATCCTTTTAAGCGTCGCTCTTTCCGTCATCGTATCGGGGATCTTCTCGGTTTCTTACTACCGCAATATCTCGCGCGACCTGGAGCGGAACCTTTCCAACCACGCCATGACCCTTTCGCTCCAGATCAGCAAATACATGGATGAGCGCCTGCGCTCCATCATCAGCCGGGTCTACACGCTGGTCAGCGGCCCGTCCTACACGTCCGCCCTGCGGGAATTCCTGCTGCAGGACAACGAGTACCAGTATGCCCTGACCATGACGCGGATGAACGGGTTCATTTCGGAGATCAAGATGAGCGACCCGTTCATCAGCTCGATTTACGTCTACACGCCGAAGGGGTCCTTTTACGATCTGGCCTCTTACCCGAAAGAGGGCTACGCTTTCCTCAAATCCCGCCTGTACCGGGAATACCGGGAAAACGGCGGCCCTACCCTTTACAAGGGCGCGAAGATCCGGGATGAGATCTTCAAAGGGGACAAATACGTGATCCCGATGGTGGTGCGGGTCAGCGTCCCGGGCTATTTCGGCGAGGTTTACCTGATCATCAACATCGACAGCAACGAGATGGACAAATACCTTTCGAAAAGCATCATCGGCACGGAGGATGTCGTCGTTGTCGACCGGAGCAAGCGGCTGATCGCCTCGAACGACAACGCCATGGCCCGGACTTATCTGGGCATGGTCACGATTCCGCCGAAGCTTTCCCACTGGGATGAAAACAACCGGGACTACATTATCTCCGCGGACTGCCTGGATTCCAGCGCGTGGGCGGTGGTGGTGTTCTCCGATAAAGCCCAGAACAAGGCGGCGCTGAACAGCAGCAAATATCTGGTCGTCTTTCTGATCTTCCTTTCCGCGCTGATCGCGGGGGCGTTTTCACTCTTCTTTTCCGTGAGGATCATCCGCCCGCTGGAGCAGCTTCAGCGGGCCATGCTCGCGGTGACGAAGGGGGATTTCACCCGAAGGTACGAGTACCGCTACAACAACGAGGTGGGGAGGCTTGCCCTCTGCTTCAACGACATGGTGGAAAAGCTGGGGAACCTGGTGTCCAGGCTGAACCTGACGATCGAGCAGCTGAAGGTGGAAAAGGAAAACGTCAGGCAGGAGCAGACGCTGAAGCGGAAGGCGGAGCTCAACGCGCTTCAGGCGCAGATCGACCCGCATTTTTTACATAACACGCTCAATTCCATCATCTGGCTGGCCGCGGAAGGGAAATCCGACGAGATCAGCACGCTGGCGGCGGAGCTCGCCCGGTTTTACGAGTACCGCATCCGGGGAGGGAAAACGGTCATTCCGATCAGCGACGAGATCGAGCAGGTAAAGAGCTATCTCGCGATCCAGAAGGTCCGGTACGGGAATTCCATCAGCTATCATTTCGACCTCGACGAAAGCCTGACGGGCTGTCTTATCTTAAAGCTGTCCTTGCAGCCGCTGGTGGAAAACGCGATCTTCCACGGGGTGCAGTGCAGCGACAGCCCGCAAAAGGACATCTCGATCCGCGTTTCCCGGGATGAGCGGAGCGGCATCGCGCTGGAGGTCATGGACAACGGCGCGGGCATCGAGCCGGAGCGGCTGAAAAAAATGAACGAGCAGCTTGCCGTCTGCAGCTTTGTCCCGGAGGACGGCTATGGGATCTATAATGTCAACGAGCGCATCAAGCTTTATTTCGGCGACGAATACGGCCTCTTTTACGAGAGCGAGGCCGGAAAATGGACCAGGGCGATCCTGCGCATCCCGCAGAGGGATTCCCCGGGCGGAGGGGAGGAGGATTCCGAATGA
- a CDS encoding conserved protein of unknown function (Evidence 4 : Unknown function but conserved in other organisms) produces the protein MNNQYSLLIADDDEITKEGIRNYLLRQFPSIGHVWTARDGLEAYEVFEKKRPDIIFTDIAMPRCDGLELIETLHQNGYSPKVVIISAHENFSYAQNAVRLGVGDYLIKPVLPVKIKEITQKLLDEIMRHDTFLKDIGEMMSKYQESLPILRERFFHSLIHEELSEKAIQEKAKLVELDLTGKSYTVVVLKAARTQECRNAPEKFAQFLSAVIGTVFPPDIRAYHMMIGSSSEVLILVSDDPDTRRLFRTVNASLNRLLAGAKKHAFVQAGGALGRQYGSAEGIRKSYREAMNTLLAAGGRPTGTLCNYEDISQNQGMEFRMSTELENSLLQSVKYQPYSRCAELIDRMAEQAAGFQNVRFEYIKTYFLKLTVLILRELQVTYGEKADLTVRFDGLFATQDLESCLSWFRIFIGNIVACYQKFNEEKGNSLVNRAKHIINDHISDSDFNIDDVASVLYISSNYLRQIFRQQSKESFVEYLTRVRMEKAMELLRDPTIKIQDIAERTGYSNQRYFSVCFKKHFGKTPTEFRSG, from the coding sequence ATGAACAATCAATACAGCCTGCTGATCGCCGACGACGACGAAATCACGAAAGAGGGGATCCGGAATTATCTGCTCCGCCAGTTCCCGAGCATCGGCCATGTCTGGACGGCCCGGGACGGCCTGGAGGCATACGAGGTCTTTGAAAAAAAGCGCCCCGACATCATCTTCACCGATATCGCCATGCCGCGCTGCGACGGGCTGGAACTGATCGAGACCCTGCATCAGAACGGGTACTCCCCGAAGGTGGTCATCATCAGCGCGCACGAAAATTTTTCGTATGCGCAGAACGCCGTGCGGCTGGGGGTGGGGGATTACCTCATCAAGCCGGTCCTCCCGGTCAAGATCAAAGAGATCACGCAGAAGCTGCTCGACGAGATCATGCGGCACGATACCTTTTTGAAGGATATCGGCGAGATGATGAGCAAGTATCAGGAAAGCCTGCCCATCCTGCGGGAACGCTTTTTCCATTCTCTCATCCATGAGGAGCTGAGCGAAAAGGCGATTCAGGAAAAGGCGAAGCTCGTCGAGCTGGACCTGACGGGGAAAAGCTATACCGTCGTGGTGCTGAAGGCCGCCCGTACGCAGGAGTGCAGGAACGCCCCCGAAAAATTCGCCCAGTTTCTTTCCGCCGTGATCGGCACCGTCTTCCCGCCCGACATCCGCGCGTACCACATGATGATCGGCAGCTCCAGCGAGGTGCTGATCCTCGTGTCCGACGACCCCGATACCCGCAGGCTTTTCCGCACGGTCAACGCCTCGCTCAACCGGCTTCTGGCCGGCGCCAAAAAGCACGCCTTCGTTCAGGCCGGCGGCGCGCTCGGGCGCCAGTACGGGAGCGCGGAAGGGATCCGCAAATCGTACCGCGAGGCGATGAACACGCTGCTCGCCGCCGGCGGCCGGCCGACAGGGACGCTCTGCAACTACGAGGACATTTCCCAGAACCAGGGAATGGAATTCCGGATGAGCACCGAGCTGGAAAACAGCCTGCTGCAAAGCGTGAAATATCAGCCGTACAGCCGCTGCGCCGAGCTGATCGACCGCATGGCGGAACAGGCGGCCGGCTTTCAGAATGTCAGGTTCGAGTATATCAAAACCTATTTTTTGAAGCTGACGGTGCTGATCCTGCGGGAGCTGCAGGTCACCTATGGGGAAAAGGCCGATCTCACGGTCCGCTTCGACGGCCTGTTCGCCACGCAGGATCTGGAAAGCTGCCTTTCCTGGTTCCGGATCTTCATCGGGAATATCGTCGCGTGCTATCAGAAATTCAACGAGGAAAAGGGAAATTCCCTCGTCAACCGCGCCAAGCATATCATCAACGACCACATTTCGGACAGCGATTTCAATATCGACGATGTCGCGTCCGTGCTTTATATCAGCTCCAACTACCTGCGCCAGATTTTCCGGCAGCAGTCGAAGGAATCCTTTGTGGAATATCTGACCCGGGTCCGCATGGAAAAGGCCATGGAGCTTCTCCGGGACCCGACCATCAAAATCCAGGATATCGCGGAGAGGACCGGGTACAGCAACCAGCGCTATTTTTCCGTCTGCTTCAAAAAGCATTTCGGGAAGACCCCGACGGAATTCCGCAGCGGCTGA